AGACCAATCGAGCGAATACTTCATGACGAGGACCTTTCTGTCGTCCTCGTTCATCAGTTTCAATGCTTCGCGCACCGAAGTTTGTTTCTCTGAAAAATCGATCCCGGATTCCGGAGCGGCCGGAGAGCTCACCATGTCGTCCATTGCCGGCAACAGGCGACACGAACTGCTCTTTTTGCGAGCCACATCGCGAAGCCAGTTCTGCCCAACTCTCAACAGCCAGGCTCGTGGATCCCGAATCGGTTCTCCTTTGTAATCATAAAACCGAAGAAAGGCCTCCTGAACGGCATCATAAGAACGCTCCGCATCGCTGCACTGGGCGTAGAAAAACGCCCACAGCTCTCGTGAGTGACTCTTATAATAGGAGTTCAGGAATTCCCTCCGATCGCCATCGTCAGGCTGTTCGGATTCGTTTTGCTGCATTGAATGACCTTGAACGGAGATTCCCGGGGAGGGAAACACCCGATATTTGACTCGTCCTTCGACGCAGTTGCCTCTAGGACGCCTGGGAGATCGTGATCTAACAACGGGCCGCCTGAATTACGGTCTGAAACCGTAATTGATGGCGGAATCCGAAAAAATACGCACATCCGTTCGCATCAACAAGCCGACCGGGCGATTTTGCGCTCAACATGCCGTTCGGGACGGATAGTTTAGACTGAAACAGGACGGCTTCGTCAGCCCCCGCGGCGTTCCCTGTAATCAAGCTGACCATGCCAGCCCAGCTTTCGATGGAGCGTTCCGTAGTAGCTGTGACCTGGCATGCGGACCAGCTTGAACGTCGGTGAAGCTCGCCGAACGATGATGCGATCGCCCGCAGAAATGGGTCGGTGAATCTGACCGTCAATGACCATCATGACTCCGCGCGGCGGGTCGGCGACAGAAAGGACAATCGTGCGATCAGCCGAATCGACAATCGGTCGGACGGTCAGTGTGTGCGGACAAATCGGCGTGATGGCAAAGACTTCCAGTTCCTGCCGGAGAATTGGTCCACCAGCAGAAAGATTATGAGCCGTCGAACCCACCGGTGTACTGACAATGAGACCGTCACAGCTGAATGTCGTGATTTCTTCGGCATCAATTTCAAGATGAATATCCAGCATCTTCAGAGATCCGCCGGACGTAATTGTGACCTCGTTGAGTCCCAGATCTTTGTGAACGAGACCGTTAGCGCCTCTGTGTTCGCATTCAAACATCAGATGTTCGACAATCGTGTACTGACCGGATTTCAGAAGAGAGAACCCTTCTCGAAAATCCTCCGGGCTCAGGTCAGTCAGAAAGCCAAGCCGACCAAGATTGACTCCGACAATCGGAATCTGTCGAGTGCCCAGCTGACGGCAGCCTCGCAGCACTGAACCGTCACCGCCCAGCACGACAACCAGATCCGCGCTTTGTCCCGGGGGAATTTTCTGGTGACGAGAATATGTGCCCACCACCTCGACGCCGCCGACGGAATTGAGAAACGGAATCAGTTCGTCCCACGCATCACGCACTTCCGGCCGTTCACTGCCCGTCAGCACGATGAGCTTTAAGGGTGCGTCTGTCATTATTGTCCTGCGGCTACTGACTGGAGTCGTTAAAAGGGAATCCGGGGCGGATTCATGAATCGGGCGAAACGAATCGCCTGTGAAAGGGCAGACACGAAAGTCCCGACAGCACATGATCCTGGTGTAGCGGGCACTTTGGCAAGCGAATGAGATTTCTGCATTATTTTTCGATGAACGAAGTGGTGCGATGACTGTATTGTCGTACGTTTCGTGAACCAAATCCGCCTGAGCACGGGCGATTTTGAATATCTGGCGTCGACTCCTGTTGCGCAATCTGCCAAGCTGCGCGGTGAGAATGCTTGTCAGGAAACGCTCTTGTCGCCGAAAGAAATCGTCGACGACCGGAACAACCCACGGTAACCACAAACTGTCGCTGTCTCAAACCGCAACCTATGCCAGACTCTCAATCGACTCTCACCTCGACATCTCCAACTGCCAATCGAGTAGCGATTGTTACCGGGGCATCGGCGGGAATTGGCCGCGTTATTGGGCAGCGTCTGGCCAGCCAGAACTTCACCGTTGTCCTGGCCGCGCGGTCCGAGGAAAAACTTCGGTCACTCAGGTCCGAGCTGCAGTCGAAAGGCCAGCACTGCGAATACGTCGTGACAGACGTTTCTGATCCTAATGATCTGGAACGCCTGGTTACAAGAACGCTCGAACAATTCGGCCGCATCGATGTCCTGGTCAATAACGCAGGGATCGATTGTTTTTCAGAATTTGCGAAGGTATCCACTGAACAGATTCTTCAGACAATTGAAATCAATCTGACCGGAACCATTCTGCTGACAAGGCTGGTGCTGCCGCATATGCAGCAACGTCAGTCAGGATCCATCATCAACATGGCGTCGACAGCAGGTAAGCACGGTCCGGCCTATGGGGCCGTCTACGCAGCGACAAAAGCCGGACTTGTCGGATTTACTCAGGGCCTGCGCGGGGAATTAAAATCGACGGGTGTCAATGTGACTGCCATCTGTCCCGGGTTCACACGAGACGGTGGTATTTATGATCGCATTGTCGCGGCCACCAGCAAGCGGACTTCACCGCTGATGGGAAGTACGACCGCCGACAAAGTGGCAGACGCAGTTCTGAATGCCATTAAAAACGGCCAACCGGAAATCATCGTAAACTGGCCGCCAATGCGTCCCATATTTGCACTCCGTGAAATGTTTCCCCGACTGGGTGAATATCTGATTCTGGCGGCCTCGCGAAGGTTTCTGCGAAGAGCCGCGATGATGCACGCCAATGATCAATTGAAGGAGTGACGCCCGTCACGACCGTTACACAATGAGTGTTTCAGAGTGAATGTGAGTCAGGATTCCGGGCAGCTCTACAACCAATCGCACGGCCATGGCTCGGTCTGGCTGATCACAAACCGGATGCAACACATTCCTGTTCGGGTTTCGCGATGTCAGATCCAGCCAAAGCAGGTCGCTGTATTTGAGGCATACCGCGGAGCCTTTCGTTTTCGTCCGGCATGGAATCCGTCGACAAACCACCAGGCAAATTACAGCATGGGAATTGCTGCCTGCAAATGTCTGGTGACAACGGACGATTGCGGCCCGGTGGCTGTCATGTGAAATCGACGAGAATGTTCGCCCGTTTGTTCAATCGTAACATCCAGACGATCGGCCGGCAGAACCTCAGCAATTCGGTCGGCCCATTCAACCAGACAAAGAGATTCGCCGTTGTTCAGAAAATCATCGCCACCGATCGCCAGAAACTCGTCAACGTCGGCCAGACGATAGGTATCAAAATGGGCAACAGGAATTCGGCCCCCCGAATACAACTGCAACAGTACAAAGGTGGGACTGTTGACCTGATCAGTATCGATTTCAAGGGCAGCGCAAAGAGCACGCACAAATCGCGTCTTACCCGAACCCAATTGACCGTTCAGAGCAATCATGTGTTGCGATGTCAGCACGCCTGCCATCTGCTGGGCGAGCTTATCGGTGTCAGATTCACAATGGCTGTCAAAGAGTATGGATTCGGACATGCAGAGACACTCTTCAGGCGGATTCATCAGTATCGCAGGCGTGAGACGGAGCCTGGATTCGAACGCTGCAGTTTGGAGAATCACCACTCGAATTGATAGCATACCGAAAAGGTTTGATCGTATTCTCTGCAAACGCAGTTGCCCGTGAATGCACCTGAGACCCTGCGTGCCGGAGTTCTGCGACCTGCAACTATGCGACGTCTGTTGTGTGCAACAACTGAGATCACTCAATCGATGATGGGCTTCCCCGACATCAACAGCGACGTTCGCGAGAACCCGTATTCGCCGCCCGGTGTTCGGCTCGAACCATTCGGGGCATCCGAATTGCAGGACATAGGATTTGCGATTGATGGAAAGGCGATTATTGGCGGTAGCGTCATCACACTGCCGCCGATCTGCATCGTCTCCGGGGCCGAGGTAAACCTGTCCCGGAACAAGCGGCAGATCAGCCTGAACAGCGTGTTCGCCGTGCCGGCATTTCGCTACATCTACATTGGGTGGGTCGGACTCATGGCTGTGTCAGACATAGCGGATTCGTCAATGCAGATACCCCGCACCGCGTTGACACTTGCTGACGTAATCAGGTGGTCCCTGTATGTGTTGGCGATGATCATGATCCTGATCATGGTCTTCGCCAGACAGCATCGT
The sequence above is a segment of the Planctomycetaceae bacterium genome. Coding sequences within it:
- a CDS encoding sigma-70 family RNA polymerase sigma factor; translation: MQQNESEQPDDGDRREFLNSYYKSHSRELWAFFYAQCSDAERSYDAVQEAFLRFYDYKGEPIRDPRAWLLRVGQNWLRDVARKKSSSCRLLPAMDDMVSSPAAPESGIDFSEKQTSVREALKLMNEDDRKVLVMKYSLDWSTAKIAIAMNSNIAAIDMRLSRARRRLAEILVEQGFEND
- a CDS encoding NAD(+)/NADH kinase produces the protein MTDAPLKLIVLTGSERPEVRDAWDELIPFLNSVGGVEVVGTYSRHQKIPPGQSADLVVVLGGDGSVLRGCRQLGTRQIPIVGVNLGRLGFLTDLSPEDFREGFSLLKSGQYTIVEHLMFECEHRGANGLVHKDLGLNEVTITSGGSLKMLDIHLEIDAEEITTFSCDGLIVSTPVGSTAHNLSAGGPILRQELEVFAITPICPHTLTVRPIVDSADRTIVLSVADPPRGVMMVIDGQIHRPISAGDRIIVRRASPTFKLVRMPGHSYYGTLHRKLGWHGQLDYRERRGG
- a CDS encoding SDR family oxidoreductase; this translates as MPDSQSTLTSTSPTANRVAIVTGASAGIGRVIGQRLASQNFTVVLAARSEEKLRSLRSELQSKGQHCEYVVTDVSDPNDLERLVTRTLEQFGRIDVLVNNAGIDCFSEFAKVSTEQILQTIEINLTGTILLTRLVLPHMQQRQSGSIINMASTAGKHGPAYGAVYAATKAGLVGFTQGLRGELKSTGVNVTAICPGFTRDGGIYDRIVAATSKRTSPLMGSTTADKVADAVLNAIKNGQPEIIVNWPPMRPIFALREMFPRLGEYLILAASRRFLRRAAMMHANDQLKE
- the tsaE gene encoding tRNA (adenosine(37)-N6)-threonylcarbamoyltransferase complex ATPase subunit type 1 TsaE, with amino-acid sequence MSESILFDSHCESDTDKLAQQMAGVLTSQHMIALNGQLGSGKTRFVRALCAALEIDTDQVNSPTFVLLQLYSGGRIPVAHFDTYRLADVDEFLAIGGDDFLNNGESLCLVEWADRIAEVLPADRLDVTIEQTGEHSRRFHMTATGPQSSVVTRHLQAAIPML